One Anaerolineales bacterium genomic window, CCGGCCGTCGGCGTGGCTGAGGTGGCCGATCAGGTAGAAGCCGAACTCGGCGTGCGGGTACAGGTCGGGGGCGTACAGGGTCAGTGAGGCGTGGCTTCCCTGGTGCTCGGGGTGACACTGGCGGCAAGTCTCGGGCGAGGCGATTCCGGCGTGCAGGCTGGTGGGCGTCGCCAGTTGCTCGCCGATCTCGGTGTGGCAATCCAGGCAGCGATCGCCCATCACGCTGGCCGACCAGAACGGGGCATGGCAGTCGGAACAGGCCAGTTCGGCATGGCTCCATGCGCCGCCGATCGGGGCGGGTCCCTGATCTGCGTTGAGCGAGCCGGCGCTGAAGATATCCCCGCCGGTGGCGAAGGCCATCACCACGACGAGGAGCGGCACGAGCGCCGCCCCAACGACCCCCGATCCGGTGAACAACCCCAAGCGATTCATGCCGGCCGCCGCCTACTTCAGTAGGGTGGCGAAATAGATCGCCGCCGCGATGTGCAGGATCGCTGCCGAGAACATCATCAGCCCCAGCGGCACGTGCAGGGTGTGCCAGGTGGCCATCAGCCGCCGGGCGGCCGCCAGCGTGACCACCTGGCGCTGCAGCTCGTTGCGCCGCCGGATCAGGGCCTCGACGCGGGCGC contains:
- a CDS encoding cytochrome c3 family protein, giving the protein MNRLGLFTGSGVVGAALVPLLVVVMAFATGGDIFSAGSLNADQGPAPIGGAWSHAELACSDCHAPFWSASVMGDRCLDCHTEIGEQLATPTSLHAGIASPETCRQCHPEHQGSHASLTLYAPDLYPHAEFGFYLIGHLSHADGR